A region of [Bacteroides] pectinophilus DNA encodes the following proteins:
- a CDS encoding glycosyltransferase family 2 protein, producing the protein MPTVSLCMIVKNEEAVLARCLDSLNGLMDEIIIVDTGSTDSTKDIAGLYTDKVYDYEWTDDFAAARNFSFSLATMDYIYAPDADEVLDDINRMRFEQLKAALLPEVEIVQMKYHTVTGFDTVLNSKTEYRPKLFRRLRTFTWIDPIHETVRTSPVVYDSDIEILHMPQSMHSKRDFSIFLKAYKRDGMLSPRICNMYARELIKGGDENDFKDALPVFLQLYECTESEDARKEYACVLAHAYRLMHEPDFFFKYALKDMVTSACSEMCYEIGLYYEAAADYNEAVVWFINAYSETDSILDIHTGGDLALTHLVSCYDNIINTLEASDGDYDYELIAAYRTERDQYKSALDNWTLPNELA; encoded by the coding sequence ATGCCAACTGTAAGCCTTTGTATGATTGTCAAGAATGAAGAAGCTGTTCTTGCAAGATGCCTTGACAGCCTTAACGGCCTTATGGACGAGATTATCATAGTCGATACCGGTTCGACCGATTCAACCAAGGATATTGCCGGACTTTATACGGATAAAGTCTATGATTATGAATGGACTGATGATTTTGCCGCGGCAAGGAACTTTTCATTCTCGCTTGCTACGATGGACTACATATATGCGCCTGATGCCGATGAAGTTCTTGATGATATTAACCGTATGCGTTTTGAACAGCTTAAGGCTGCTCTCCTTCCCGAGGTTGAGATTGTCCAGATGAAGTACCACACTGTTACCGGATTTGATACAGTACTCAACTCAAAGACAGAATATCGTCCAAAGCTCTTCAGGCGCCTGCGCACATTTACATGGATTGACCCGATACATGAGACGGTGCGCACATCGCCTGTTGTATATGACAGTGATATCGAGATTCTCCACATGCCGCAGTCCATGCACAGCAAGCGTGATTTTTCAATATTTCTCAAAGCTTATAAGCGTGACGGAATGCTCTCTCCAAGAATATGCAATATGTATGCGCGGGAGCTTATTAAGGGCGGCGATGAGAACGATTTTAAAGATGCCCTCCCCGTGTTCCTGCAGCTTTATGAATGCACAGAATCGGAGGATGCCCGCAAGGAATATGCATGTGTGCTTGCGCATGCCTACAGGCTTATGCATGAGCCTGATTTCTTTTTCAAGTATGCCCTCAAAGACATGGTTACATCGGCATGCTCCGAGATGTGCTATGAGATAGGTCTTTATTACGAAGCCGCAGCGGATTATAATGAGGCTGTAGTATGGTTTATAAATGCATATTCCGAGACTGACAGCATTCTTGACATACACACAGGCGGTGACCTTGCCCTTACACATCTGGTATCGTGCTATGACAATATTATCAATACACTTGAAGCCTCCGATGGAGATTATGATTATGAACTCATTGCGGCATATCGTACTGAACGCGATCAGTACAAAAGTGCTCTTGACAATTGGACACTTCCCAACGAGCTTGCCTGA
- the hisC gene encoding histidinol-phosphate transaminase, producing MREWEKNIRRVEPYVPGEQPKIANVIKLNTNENPYPPSPAAVKAANEFDLDTLRLYPDPCVTDLVGAIADYYKVGSNQVFVGVGSDDVISMAFLTFFNSDKPVLFPDISYSFYSVWADVYRIPYKAVPVDENFIIVSSDYYEPNGGVIFPNPNAPTALYKELSEVEDIIAHNRDVIVMVDEAYIDFGGKSALELIDRYDNLLVIQTFSKSRSMAGMRIGYAIGNPELIKAMNDVKFSINSYTINRPSIVYGAAAVNDKQYFEECTAKIIATRERSKERLKKLGFEFPDSKANFIFAKHKEAKGAYIFEELKKRNIYVRYFNKPRIDDYLRISIGTDEQMDALFAALEDIL from the coding sequence ATGAGAGAATGGGAAAAAAACATAAGGCGTGTTGAACCGTATGTACCGGGTGAACAGCCTAAGATTGCTAACGTAATAAAGCTTAATACTAACGAGAACCCTTATCCGCCATCACCGGCAGCGGTTAAGGCAGCCAATGAATTTGACCTTGATACATTAAGACTGTATCCTGATCCATGTGTAACTGACCTTGTGGGAGCAATAGCAGATTATTATAAGGTAGGAAGCAATCAGGTATTTGTCGGAGTTGGTTCTGATGATGTTATTTCAATGGCATTTCTTACATTTTTTAATTCAGACAAGCCGGTCCTGTTTCCTGATATATCTTATTCCTTCTACAGCGTATGGGCGGATGTTTACCGTATTCCTTACAAGGCAGTGCCTGTTGATGAGAATTTTATCATTGTATCATCGGATTATTATGAGCCTAACGGCGGTGTAATATTCCCTAACCCTAATGCACCGACTGCACTGTATAAGGAACTGTCAGAGGTAGAGGATATAATAGCACATAACAGGGATGTTATTGTGATGGTTGATGAGGCATATATTGATTTTGGCGGCAAGTCTGCACTTGAGCTTATTGACAGATATGATAACCTGCTTGTTATACAGACATTTTCAAAGTCACGTTCAATGGCAGGCATGAGAATAGGCTATGCAATCGGTAATCCTGAACTTATTAAGGCTATGAATGATGTTAAGTTTTCAATTAATTCATACACAATAAACAGACCGTCAATTGTGTATGGAGCTGCGGCTGTCAATGATAAGCAGTATTTTGAAGAATGTACGGCTAAGATTATTGCAACAAGAGAGCGTTCAAAGGAGCGTCTGAAGAAGCTGGGCTTTGAATTCCCTGATTCCAAGGCTAACTTTATATTTGCAAAGCATAAGGAAGCAAAGGGAGCATATATATTTGAGGAGCTTAAGAAACGCAATATATATGTAAGGTATTTTAACAAGCCGCGGATTGATGATTATCTCAGAATCTCAATAGGAACGGATGAACAGATGGATGCATTGTTTGCTGCACTTGAAGATATTCTGTAA
- the hrcA gene encoding heat-inducible transcriptional repressor HrcA, whose translation MDELDERKLKILHAIIQNYLETGEPVGSRTISKYADLNLSSATIRNEMADLEELGYIIQPHTSAGRIPTDKGYRLYVDNMLKEKEEELAGREQEVEKMKDFLSEKVDRVEELLQNVAKTLAVDTNYATMVSTPQYHHNKLKFVQLSQLEPYKILAVIVMDGNLIRNKVIDIKNEISPENLLKLNVLLNSTLNGLTLEEINLGIISRMQNQAGEQIELVKCVIDAIAETIGNADDLQIYTSGATNIFKYPELSDSSKASELICTLEEKERLTDLITDSLRNEDNQGIQVYIGSETPVQTMKDCSVVTANYELRDGVKGTIGIIGPKRMDYEKVVETLQTIRTQLDTVFKKT comes from the coding sequence ATGGATGAACTGGATGAACGCAAGCTGAAGATATTACATGCAATAATTCAGAATTACCTTGAGACTGGTGAGCCCGTCGGTTCGAGAACAATTTCAAAGTATGCGGATCTTAATCTCAGTTCAGCAACTATTCGTAATGAGATGGCTGATCTTGAGGAACTCGGATATATTATCCAGCCGCATACATCAGCCGGAAGAATACCGACAGATAAGGGCTACAGATTGTATGTAGACAATATGCTTAAGGAGAAGGAAGAGGAGCTTGCCGGAAGAGAACAGGAAGTCGAGAAGATGAAAGATTTCCTTTCAGAGAAGGTGGACAGAGTTGAAGAGCTTTTGCAGAATGTGGCAAAGACACTTGCGGTTGATACCAATTATGCAACGATGGTTTCAACACCGCAGTATCATCATAACAAGCTCAAGTTTGTCCAGCTTTCACAGTTAGAACCGTATAAGATTCTTGCTGTAATAGTTATGGACGGCAACCTTATAAGGAATAAGGTAATTGACATCAAGAATGAGATTTCACCTGAGAATCTGCTGAAGCTTAATGTGCTTCTGAACAGCACTCTGAACGGGCTGACGCTCGAGGAAATCAATCTTGGAATAATAAGCCGTATGCAGAATCAGGCAGGCGAGCAGATTGAACTTGTCAAGTGCGTGATAGATGCAATAGCCGAGACAATCGGTAATGCTGATGATCTTCAGATATATACAAGCGGTGCAACGAATATTTTCAAGTACCCTGAACTGAGTGATTCAAGCAAGGCAAGTGAACTGATATGCACATTGGAAGAGAAAGAGAGATTGACAGATCTTATCACTGATTCACTTAGGAATGAAGATAATCAGGGAATACAGGTGTATATCGGAAGTGAGACGCCGGTGCAGACTATGAAGGACTGCAGCGTTGTTACAGCTAATTATGAATTGAGGGATGGCGTTAAGGGTACAATCGGTATCATAGGTCCTAAGAGAATGGATTATGAGAAGGTTGTTGAGACGCTTCAGACAATCAGGACACAGCTCGATACAGTGTTCAAGAAAACATAG
- the purM gene encoding phosphoribosylformylglycinamidine cyclo-ligase translates to MDYKKAGVDIEAGYKSVELMKEHVKKTMRPEVLTNLGGFSGAFSMEKFKDMEKPTLVSGTDGVGTKLKVAFLMDKHDTVGIDCVAMCVNDIACAGGEPLFFLDYIACGKNEPEKIANIVKGVAEGCIQSDAALIGGETAEMPGFYPADEYDLAGFAVGVVDEKNLITGADIKPGDTLVGIASSGVHSNGFSLVRSVFTMTEESLNTYYDSLGKTLGEALLAPTKIYVKTLREIKDAGVRVKGCSHITGGGFYENVPRMLHDGVRAVIKKDSYEVPAIFRMLATDGDIEEKIMYNTFNMGIGMVLAVDSKDVDTVLAAVEKAGEKGYVIGQVEAGEKGVTLI, encoded by the coding sequence ATGGATTACAAGAAGGCAGGCGTTGATATTGAGGCCGGATATAAGTCAGTAGAGCTCATGAAGGAGCATGTTAAGAAGACAATGAGACCAGAGGTGCTTACTAATCTTGGAGGATTCTCAGGAGCATTTTCCATGGAGAAGTTCAAGGATATGGAGAAGCCTACACTTGTATCTGGAACAGATGGCGTAGGTACAAAGCTTAAGGTTGCATTTCTAATGGACAAGCATGATACAGTAGGTATCGACTGTGTTGCAATGTGTGTTAATGATATTGCATGTGCAGGCGGTGAACCGCTTTTCTTCCTTGATTACATAGCTTGCGGCAAGAATGAGCCGGAGAAGATTGCCAATATCGTTAAGGGTGTAGCAGAAGGATGTATCCAGTCTGATGCGGCGCTTATCGGTGGTGAGACAGCAGAGATGCCGGGATTCTATCCTGCTGATGAATATGACCTTGCAGGATTTGCGGTAGGTGTTGTTGATGAGAAGAATCTTATTACAGGGGCAGATATTAAGCCGGGAGATACACTTGTAGGTATCGCATCATCAGGCGTTCACAGTAATGGTTTCTCTCTTGTAAGAAGTGTATTTACAATGACAGAGGAATCACTTAACACATATTATGACAGCCTTGGTAAGACTCTTGGCGAGGCGCTTCTTGCTCCAACGAAGATATATGTTAAGACTCTTCGTGAGATTAAGGATGCGGGCGTAAGAGTTAAGGGATGCAGCCATATTACAGGCGGCGGTTTCTACGAGAATGTTCCTAGAATGCTTCATGACGGCGTACGCGCTGTTATTAAGAAGGACAGCTATGAGGTACCTGCTATATTCAGAATGCTTGCTACAGATGGCGATATCGAAGAAAAGATTATGTACAATACATTCAACATGGGTATCGGTATGGTACTTGCAGTTGATTCAAAGGATGTTGACACAGTGCTTGCAGCAGTTGAAAAGGCTGGCGAGAAGGGCTATGTTATCGGTCAGGTAGAAGCCGGCGAGAAGGGTGTAACTCTGATTTAA
- the purN gene encoding phosphoribosylglycinamide formyltransferase, producing MRIAVMVSGGGTNLQAIIDAINAGTITNTEIAVVISNNANAYALTRARENGIEAVCVSPKDYENRDTFNRELLNKVNAYNVDLVVLAGFLVKIPEEMVHQYNHRIINIHPSLIPSFCGVGFYGLKVHEAALEKGVKVTGATVHFVDEGMDTGRIILQKAVDVLENDTPQTLQRRVMEQAEWKILPQAIDMIANGRIH from the coding sequence ATGAGAATAGCAGTTATGGTGTCAGGAGGCGGAACTAACCTTCAGGCAATTATAGATGCAATTAATGCAGGAACTATCACCAATACGGAGATTGCTGTTGTAATAAGCAATAATGCCAATGCATATGCGCTTACAAGAGCACGTGAGAATGGTATAGAGGCTGTGTGTGTATCACCTAAGGACTATGAGAACCGCGATACATTCAACAGGGAGCTTCTTAATAAGGTTAATGCTTATAATGTGGATCTGGTTGTTCTTGCAGGATTCCTTGTAAAGATTCCTGAGGAGATGGTTCATCAGTACAATCACAGAATAATAAATATTCATCCGTCACTTATACCATCTTTTTGTGGTGTCGGATTTTACGGACTTAAGGTTCACGAGGCCGCACTGGAAAAGGGAGTTAAGGTTACGGGTGCAACAGTTCATTTTGTAGATGAAGGAATGGATACCGGACGAATAATTCTTCAGAAGGCTGTAGACGTATTGGAGAATGATACTCCACAGACTCTGCAGAGAAGAGTAATGGAACAGGCTGAGTGGAAGATACTTCCTCAGGCAATTGATATGATTGCCAATGGAAGAATACACTGA
- the purE gene encoding 5-(carboxyamino)imidazole ribonucleotide mutase: MAKVGIVMGSDSDMPIMAKAADVLEELGIDYEMTIISAHREPDVFFNYAKTAEEKGFKVIIAGAGMAAHLPGMCAAIFPMPVIGIPMHTTSLGGRDSLYSIVQMPSGIPVATVAINGGANAGLLAAKILATSDDKLLEKLKAYSQKLKESVQAKDARLQEVGYKAYMNK; the protein is encoded by the coding sequence ATGGCTAAAGTTGGAATTGTAATGGGCAGTGACTCAGATATGCCAATCATGGCTAAGGCTGCTGATGTTCTTGAAGAGCTTGGAATTGATTATGAGATGACAATTATATCAGCACACAGAGAGCCGGATGTTTTCTTTAACTATGCTAAGACAGCAGAAGAGAAAGGATTTAAGGTAATAATAGCAGGAGCAGGAATGGCAGCACATCTGCCGGGCATGTGTGCAGCTATTTTCCCAATGCCTGTAATTGGTATCCCAATGCATACAACAAGCCTTGGTGGAAGGGATTCACTTTATTCAATAGTACAGATGCCATCAGGAATTCCGGTTGCAACGGTTGCTATAAATGGTGGCGCTAATGCAGGACTTCTTGCAGCAAAGATTCTTGCAACATCAGATGATAAGCTGTTGGAGAAGCTTAAGGCTTACTCACAGAAACTTAAGGAGAGCGTTCAGGCTAAGGATGCCAGACTTCAGGAAGTAGGCTATAAGGCATATATGAATAAATAA
- a CDS encoding arginase family protein, whose product MSSIIMNFSNVYSGQDFIHDDNSIYMDMSDITGTDCYCDDDAAAEIKGRIGNMPVKAVHYIDSGNYHYVSSIWLDKITEPFILVVFDNHPDMQPPAFGDILSCGGWIKNVLDNNGYLEKVLIIGVNRKLTDELEDELKMYTESGKAAFITRQEIADMLDCSADGCEELYTDMYADAADKYVGEGHKVYISLDKDVLDERIVSTNWDQGDMRLNEVSSYINAILKNNELAGMDVCGEPSLGQAHDDAVIRSNGVNRYFSNIMKNFLL is encoded by the coding sequence ATGAGCAGCATAATTATGAATTTTTCAAATGTATATAGCGGACAGGATTTTATCCATGATGATAACAGCATATATATGGATATGTCTGATATTACGGGAACAGACTGTTATTGCGATGATGATGCGGCAGCTGAGATAAAGGGACGCATTGGGAATATGCCCGTAAAGGCAGTTCACTATATTGATTCAGGCAATTATCATTATGTCAGCAGTATATGGCTGGATAAGATAACAGAGCCGTTTATACTGGTGGTTTTTGACAATCACCCTGATATGCAGCCTCCGGCATTCGGAGATATATTATCATGCGGCGGATGGATAAAGAATGTACTTGATAATAACGGATATCTGGAAAAGGTTCTTATTATAGGCGTTAACAGAAAGCTTACGGATGAACTGGAGGATGAGCTTAAGATGTATACAGAGAGCGGAAAAGCCGCTTTCATAACAAGACAGGAAATTGCTGATATGCTTGACTGCAGTGCTGACGGCTGTGAGGAACTATATACAGATATGTATGCGGATGCAGCAGATAAGTATGTGGGGGAAGGACACAAGGTATATATATCACTTGATAAGGATGTGCTTGATGAGAGAATTGTAAGTACTAACTGGGATCAGGGAGATATGAGGCTGAATGAAGTTTCTTCTTATATTAATGCAATACTTAAGAACAATGAACTGGCAGGCATGGATGTGTGTGGGGAACCATCACTGGGGCAGGCACATGATGATGCTGTGATAAGAAGTAACGGGGTTAACAGATATTTTTCAAATATAATGAAAAATTTTTTGTTATAG
- a CDS encoding adaptor protein MecA, with protein MTFKKIDENTIRCVLTESDMEENDIGLADFFSSNRDKIHDFLENIMERAREEIGYENDGNMLSMQLMPLPNNGLAITITGSRNREFDDVLGNMQNMLKELASPARQADGSVDNTEAQIQDDDTGAVREVVPPTCRIFGFDSLDSVVCYCNAVRGYAKNMKTSLYKSNDGTYYLEISKGRGAKQKFLSACLEANEYAREVECGALFVNNMREHYDCIMAKKVIENTKYL; from the coding sequence ATGACATTTAAGAAAATAGACGAAAATACAATCAGATGTGTCCTGACAGAAAGTGATATGGAAGAAAATGATATAGGACTTGCTGACTTTTTCTCAAGTAACAGAGATAAGATACATGATTTTCTCGAGAATATAATGGAACGTGCAAGGGAAGAGATTGGATATGAGAATGACGGCAACATGCTTTCAATGCAGCTTATGCCGCTTCCCAATAACGGACTTGCCATTACCATTACAGGCAGCAGGAACAGAGAATTTGATGACGTGCTCGGCAATATGCAGAATATGCTGAAGGAGCTTGCGAGCCCTGCAAGGCAGGCTGACGGCAGCGTGGATAACACAGAAGCACAGATACAGGATGATGATACGGGAGCTGTACGCGAGGTTGTACCGCCTACATGCCGTATATTCGGTTTTGACAGTCTTGACAGTGTTGTATGTTACTGTAATGCCGTAAGAGGATACGCAAAGAATATGAAGACTTCATTATATAAGAGCAATGACGGCACATATTATCTTGAGATATCCAAGGGCAGGGGGGCAAAGCAGAAGTTTCTCAGTGCATGTCTTGAGGCGAATGAATATGCGCGTGAGGTTGAATGCGGAGCACTGTTTGTTAATAATATGAGAGAACATTATGACTGCATAATGGCGAAGAAGGTAATCGAGAATACTAAATATCTGTAA
- a CDS encoding pyridoxal phosphate-dependent aminotransferase codes for MIAERMVGLVNNNSVIREMFEEGKRLAGIYGAENVFDFSLGNPSVPAPEELNRAVKDILDEEPSIFVHGYMSNAGYEDVRATIADSINRRFGTSFNQSNIIMTVGAAGGMNVIFKTILNPGDEVLTFSPYFVEYNSYVSNYDGKLVAIDPDTETFQANIEDLERKITPKTKALIINNPNNPTGVVYSEETIKKVAAILDAKQKEYGTEIFIVSDEPYRELAYDGVEVPYITKYYNNTIVGYSFSKSLSLPGERIGYLVIPDEVDDAEQMKTAAAIATRVLGFVNAPSLMQRAVARCIDAKCDVDSYNRNREALYNGLVKLGFECIKPQGAFYLFVKSPVPDEKEFCNVAKKHNVLLVPGSSFKCAGYVRIAYCVSYDTIINSLPRFAEIAQEMGLSR; via the coding sequence GTGATTGCAGAAAGAATGGTAGGACTTGTTAATAATAATTCAGTAATCCGTGAGATGTTTGAGGAAGGGAAGAGACTTGCGGGAATATACGGAGCAGAGAATGTATTTGATTTCAGCCTTGGCAATCCAAGTGTTCCGGCACCTGAAGAACTTAACCGGGCAGTTAAGGATATACTTGATGAAGAGCCTTCAATATTCGTACATGGTTATATGAGTAATGCAGGGTATGAAGATGTACGTGCAACAATAGCAGATTCCATTAACAGAAGATTCGGAACATCATTTAACCAGAGCAACATTATAATGACAGTAGGTGCTGCCGGTGGAATGAATGTTATATTTAAGACAATTCTTAATCCGGGAGACGAAGTACTTACATTTTCACCATATTTTGTAGAATACAACAGCTATGTATCTAATTATGACGGTAAGCTCGTTGCAATAGATCCTGACACAGAGACATTTCAGGCTAATATAGAAGATCTTGAAAGAAAGATAACACCTAAGACTAAGGCACTTATCATTAACAATCCGAATAATCCTACAGGTGTTGTATATTCAGAGGAGACAATCAAAAAAGTAGCTGCAATTCTTGATGCTAAGCAGAAGGAATATGGAACAGAGATATTCATTGTATCGGATGAGCCATACAGAGAACTCGCATATGACGGAGTCGAAGTACCTTACATTACAAAGTACTACAATAATACAATAGTAGGATATTCATTCAGCAAATCACTTTCACTTCCGGGTGAGAGAATCGGATATCTTGTAATCCCTGATGAAGTAGATGATGCAGAGCAGATGAAGACTGCTGCGGCAATCGCAACACGTGTGCTTGGCTTTGTCAATGCACCTTCCCTTATGCAGAGAGCGGTAGCAAGATGTATTGATGCCAAGTGTGACGTTGACAGTTATAACAGAAACCGTGAGGCACTCTATAACGGACTTGTTAAGCTCGGATTTGAGTGCATTAAGCCACAGGGTGCATTCTATCTGTTTGTAAAGTCGCCGGTTCCTGATGAAAAGGAATTCTGTAATGTTGCCAAGAAACATAATGTCCTGCTTGTTCCGGGAAGCTCCTTCAAATGTGCGGGATATGTAAGGATAGCATATTGCGTATCATATGACACAATAATCAACTCACTTCCAAGATTCGCTGAGATAGCACAGGAGATGGGACTTAGCAGATAA
- the purD gene encoding phosphoribosylamine--glycine ligase, which translates to MKVLIIGSGGREHAIAWKVAQSSRVDKIYCAPGNAGIAEIAECVNIKAMEFDKLVKFAKDNAIDLTVVGMDDPLVGGIVDAFEAEGLRVFGPRRNAAILEGSKAFSKDLMKKYNIPTAAYETFTSAEEAKKYLETSEYPIVLKADGLALGKGVLICQTKEEAMEGVNELMLDKKFGSAGNTIVIEEFMTGREVSVLSFVDGSTIKIMSSAQDHKRAKDGDQGLNTGGMGNFSPSPFYTKEVDDFCKAHIYQATVDAMKAEGRPFKGVIFFGLMLTPKGPRVLEYNARFGDPEAQVVLPRMENDIIDVFEACIDGTLDKIDLKFSDKAAVCVVLASDGYPVSYEKGFEITGMENFKGKDGYYLFHAGSAFNAEGKVVTNGGRVLGVTALGDTLKEARANAYKAVEWVDFKNKYMRHDIGKAIDEA; encoded by the coding sequence ATGAAGGTACTTATTATTGGCAGCGGCGGACGTGAGCATGCAATAGCATGGAAGGTTGCTCAGAGCAGCCGTGTTGATAAGATATATTGTGCACCCGGCAATGCAGGAATAGCTGAGATTGCAGAGTGCGTTAATATTAAGGCAATGGAATTTGACAAGCTTGTAAAGTTTGCAAAAGATAATGCCATTGACCTGACAGTAGTCGGAATGGATGATCCGCTTGTTGGCGGAATTGTAGATGCATTTGAGGCAGAAGGGTTAAGAGTATTCGGACCTCGTAGGAATGCGGCAATACTTGAGGGTTCTAAGGCATTTTCAAAGGATCTTATGAAGAAGTATAACATCCCTACTGCTGCATATGAGACATTTACATCAGCAGAAGAGGCTAAGAAGTATCTCGAGACATCAGAGTATCCTATAGTTCTTAAGGCTGACGGACTTGCGCTCGGTAAGGGTGTTCTTATCTGCCAGACTAAGGAAGAAGCTATGGAAGGTGTTAATGAGCTTATGCTTGATAAGAAGTTTGGCTCAGCCGGTAATACCATCGTTATAGAGGAGTTTATGACAGGACGTGAGGTATCAGTCCTCTCATTTGTTGACGGCAGCACAATTAAGATTATGTCGTCCGCACAGGATCATAAGCGTGCCAAGGATGGAGACCAGGGGCTTAATACAGGCGGTATGGGTAACTTCTCTCCAAGTCCTTTCTATACTAAGGAAGTGGATGATTTCTGTAAGGCACATATCTATCAGGCAACTGTAGATGCCATGAAGGCAGAGGGAAGACCTTTCAAGGGTGTAATCTTCTTCGGTCTTATGCTTACTCCGAAGGGACCAAGAGTACTTGAATACAATGCAAGATTTGGTGACCCTGAGGCACAGGTTGTTCTTCCAAGAATGGAGAACGATATTATTGACGTGTTTGAGGCATGTATTGACGGAACACTAGATAAGATAGACCTTAAGTTCTCAGACAAAGCTGCTGTCTGCGTAGTACTTGCATCTGACGGATATCCTGTATCATATGAGAAAGGATTTGAGATTACCGGAATGGAGAACTTCAAAGGTAAGGATGGATATTATCTTTTCCATGCAGGCTCAGCTTTCAATGCTGAGGGCAAGGTCGTTACCAACGGAGGGCGTGTGCTCGGTGTAACAGCTCTGGGAGATACACTTAAGGAAGCACGTGCTAATGCTTACAAGGCAGTTGAATGGGTTGATTTTAAGAACAAATATATGAGACATGATATCGGCAAGGCTATAGACGAAGCATAG
- a CDS encoding cell wall hydrolase, protein MNYLLKIKIKPVLASVLCIALIVTGIMQSPVMSYAVSTQEKLDQTNERLDELRKNQSELNSDLAGLNDKLDSASTSLTDIQSQIDEKEKEITQLEKDIETALKFEEEQYDAMKLRIKYMYENGSSSTAIALLLESGDMEDFLTRAEYISRISDYDRHMLEEYHNNYTTLVESREKLKEDREKLLALEDNAKKQQDSIQQLVSDTQTKIDSSTDEIAEAEALALEYEKQIEAEIIARQEAERKAAEEAARKAAEEAARKAAEEAAKNNRNNGGNSNTTVDTVAIPDGMTLIQQQTSGTTINYTDNDLAMLAAIVECEAANQPYEGKTAVASVVINRMNNPRWPGTMSEVLYQPYQFTPVRSGRFAIVLARGANAACTQAALDVLNNGVTINAVFFHVVRPGETGGTVIADHIFF, encoded by the coding sequence ATGAATTATTTATTAAAAATTAAAATTAAGCCCGTGCTCGCATCCGTTTTATGTATAGCACTGATTGTTACCGGCATAATGCAGAGCCCGGTAATGTCTTATGCCGTATCCACTCAGGAGAAGCTTGACCAGACCAATGAGCGTCTTGATGAACTGCGTAAGAACCAGAGTGAACTCAACTCTGATCTGGCAGGCCTCAATGACAAGCTTGATTCGGCATCCACTTCACTTACCGACATTCAATCTCAGATTGACGAAAAAGAAAAAGAGATTACACAGCTTGAAAAGGATATTGAGACTGCACTTAAGTTTGAAGAAGAGCAGTATGATGCCATGAAGCTGCGTATTAAATATATGTATGAGAACGGCTCATCTTCCACTGCCATTGCACTTCTTCTTGAATCAGGTGACATGGAAGATTTTCTCACACGTGCCGAATACATATCCAGGATAAGCGATTATGACCGCCATATGCTTGAGGAATATCACAATAATTATACAACTCTCGTTGAATCACGCGAGAAGCTTAAGGAAGACAGAGAGAAGCTTCTTGCTCTTGAGGATAATGCAAAGAAACAGCAGGACAGCATCCAGCAGCTTGTGAGCGATACACAGACAAAGATTGATTCTTCAACAGACGAGATTGCAGAAGCTGAAGCTCTTGCTCTTGAATACGAGAAGCAGATTGAAGCTGAGATTATAGCCCGTCAGGAGGCCGAACGCAAGGCTGCTGAAGAAGCCGCGCGTAAGGCTGCTGAGGAGGCCGCCAGAAAAGCCGCCGAAGAAGCCGCAAAGAATAACCGTAATAACGGCGGTAATTCCAATACAACCGTTGATACGGTTGCAATTCCAGACGGAATGACTCTTATACAGCAGCAGACCTCAGGAACAACGATTAACTATACAGACAATGACCTTGCAATGCTTGCCGCAATTGTTGAATGTGAGGCAGCCAATCAGCCATATGAAGGTAAGACCGCTGTTGCAAGTGTTGTCATCAACCGCATGAACAACCCAAGGTGGCCAGGCACTATGTCTGAGGTTCTCTATCAGCCATACCAGTTCACGCCGGTACGAAGCGGCCGTTTTGCAATTGTCCTCGCAAGAGGTGCCAATGCAGCATGCACACAGGCAGCCCTTGATGTACTTAATAACGGTGTAACAATCAATGCCGTATTTTTCCATGTTGTACGTCCGGGCGAGACCGGAGGCACTGTGATTGCAGACCACATTTTCTTCTGA